The genome window GGCTCCCCATGTCCTGCCCTCCATGCCGTTGCGGACGGTAACCGGTACTGCCAGATGCGGCGGGGGCGGCGTTGCTTCGAAAAACGGTGTGCCTGGCTCTATGCTCAACAGGTCGAAATAGCGGTTGTAGAAGCCGGTGAGGTCAAGAAAGAGCTGGTCCGTAGCCTGCACACGGTACCCAAGCGCCTGGCTGAGCAGGGTTTCCGGAACAAAGTTCCTGTCTCCAAGGAAGCGCGAGAAGGTCGGCGTCACCGGCTCCAGCAGGCTGGTGCTCTCCAGGTCATGCTCCACTCGGGAGGGCGTGCGCACCGCCCGCGTGATCGCGGCCCAAAGCGTGTGCCGCCTGGCCGGCTTCCACAACACGCGTGCGCTAGGTTGTAGCTCCCAGGCGCTATAGCTGTTGTGCTCTAGCTTGGCGCCCACGGTCAGCGTTAGTCGATCCTCGATCAGCGTAATCCCGTCCTGGAGGAAGGCGCTGAACAAGTGGTCGGTGCGCCGCGCTGGCCGGAAGACGATGGTGGGGACGCCGGTGAACTCCCCGGAACTGAGACGATAGCCCGCGCCCCAGTTTAGGTCGTGGTGCCGGCCGAGCCGCAGCCGGTTCTGGAAGTCGAGATCGAAAGTGTCGCGAATCTCGCGGAATGTGGGTTCATCCCGATCGGTGCGATCGTAGTAGAACTGCAACGCGGCCTCGCTGTCATTGCCCAGGGCGCGCCGCCAGCGCCCCAGCACATTTCCTCCAGACAGGTCTGCGTTCTGCTGCACGGTGGCGACCGAAGGCGGCGAGAGGATCGTGAAGGAGACGCGCTGCCCACTCTCCCCACGGTACACGTCCCCCTGCAGCGTGAAGTGGTCACGCGGGTTGAGTTCCCAGTCGCTGCGAAAGCCCGCCTGCCCCATCCGCCAGTCGTCAAAGTTGTTGCCGGCGGCATGAAACCCCGGGTCGCGGTTGAAGAACTTACCGTAGACGCGATAGGCGTTGTTCTCTCCCCAGCGTCCGCCATAACGGAAGCTGCTGAAGCCGCGATCCACCGTGCCCGCCCCCGCACTCACCAGCATTCCCTGCGTGTCTCTTGCCTCACGAGTGATGACGTTCACCACCCCGTTCACCGCGTTGGCGCCCCACAGAGTGCCCCCCGGCCCCCGAATTACCTCGATGCGCTCAATGTCTTCCAGGGGCGTGTCTTGCACCTCCCAGTACACCCCGGCAAACAGCGGCGTGTAAACGCTACGGCCATCCATCAGCACCAGCAAGGAGCGCGACAGCCGGCTGGGGAACCCCCGCGTCCCTATGGCCCACTTGTTCGAGTCGACGCGCGCCACGATCACCCCCGGTGCCAGTCGCAGTGCCTCGGGGATGCTGGTGGCCCCCGAGCGCCGGATGTCCTCCTGGGTGATCACGTAAATCGCCGCGGCGACTTCGCTACGCTTCTGCGGCTTCTTGCCAGCGGTGCTGACCTCGACGTTGGCCAGCTCTTCGACGCTCAGTTCCGTGAGGTCCCGCGGCTCCTTCTCCGCCGGGGCACTTTGCGCCGCAGCCGAGACCACTCCCACCCAGCCCACAAGCACGAACGCCCCAATCCCTGCCACGACGAGGGCTGCGGCCCGGGAAACCAGCAGCAACCTGGCGACTATCCGGCGATTGGGGTCGGCGGGCATAGGCTGGAAGTTCACCGTGAACACAGCGCCGCCGGCTACGGGGAGCGGTAGTCCACGCTGAATGCTAAGGATAGCCACAGCGTGGGAGGAGGTTGTGTCGTTACCGCAGCCTAACCCCTCACGATTATTCGATTTGGAACCACTGCCTTTTTGGGAATGCCTCGCGGTGCGTTGTCTGACCCACCGGTTCTTCCGCGAGACTGCGTTTTGTTTGCCCCAATCGATCCCCGAGCGCCGATTGTGAAAAGTCCGTGACTCACGGTGAATTCCACAAGTTTTTGCGCTAGATTAGAGAGTGACTCCACTGCCTCGAGCAGATTCCGCTGGCAAGGAGTGAAAACGCCATGGCCACGATCAAGCGCAAGAGCATCGGTTCCGCCGGCCGCGCGGCCAAGCCGCCCAAGTCGGCCCAGTCCGATCCCAACCACGCCCCCTCTGTGCTCGACGGGCTGGAGGAGGAGATTCGCGAGCGCGCCTACGAGCTCTATGTCGAGCGCGGCTACGAGGATGGGCACGACACTGAAGATTGGCTGCGCGCCGAAGCCGAGGTTCTGGCCCGCCGCGACCTCCGTACCGCCTGAGCAGGAGCCGCTTCCGCCTTTCCTGCAGGCGTGACGTATGTCACATCCCGCCGTCCGTCCCTATGTAAGCATGGCTTCTTGGCGGTTGGGGTTTGCCTAAGTCCTTTCGGTTTGAAAGAATTAGACGCCCCTCCTGAATATGGCTGAGTTTGGCAGCTACGCGCTCCTGCTCTCGCTGGCCCTGAGCGTCTATTGCTTCGGCGCCGGCCTGATGGCGCTTTTGCCTGGCGCTTCCGAGCGCCTGGGTGAGACGGCTCGCCGCGCCGGGATTGCCCTCTTCGTCGCGCTTTCGGGCGCGTGTGTCGCCCTGGTGGTCTCTGCCTTCGTCAACGATTTCTCCAACTCCTACATCGCCCGGCACAGCAATCGGGAACTCGGCTCCGCTTACAAGTTCGCTGTGCTCTGGTCCGGACAGGAGGGCTCGCTCTTATTCTGGGCCTGGCTGCTGGCCGGATACGGCTTGCTGGTCCGTGTGCGCCATCGTGTGGATACCCGGCTGGTGGCCTACGCCTCGCTCATTCTGGCGGGAGTGGAGGTCTTCTTCCTGCTGCTGGTCAACTTCGCCGCTCATCCCTTCGCGCTGCTGCAGGGCAACATTCCCGCCGACGGCAACGGCCTGAATCCGCTGCTGCAGTATCCCGAGATGGTGATCCACCCGCCCATGCTCTACCTGGGTTACGTGGGGTTCACCGTCCCGTTTGCATTCGCGCTGGGCGCGCTCATCATGCGCTATCCCGGCGAGAAGTGGATCCACATCACGCGACGCTGGACGATGGTGACCTGGTGCTTCCTCACCATTGGCATCTTTCTGGGCGGGCACTGGGCCTACTCCGTGCTGGGCTGGGGCGGCTACTGGGGTTGGGACCCGGTCGAGAACGCTTCCCTCATGCCCTGGCTCACCGGTACTGCGTTCCTGCACTCGGTGATGATGCAGGAGAAACGCGGCATGCTGAAGGTGTGGAACATGTGGCTCATCTTTTCCACCTTCCTGCTCTCCATCCTGGGCACTTTCCTCACCCGCAGCGGCGTGGTCAGCTCGGTGCACGCCTTCGCGCAGTCTTCCATCGGGACCTGGTTCGTCGTCTTCCTGGCGCTGACCTTCTCCGTGTGCCTGTTCTTTTTCCTGCGCAACCGCGACCACCTCAAGAGCGAGAACCGCCTGGAATCTCTGCTCTCGCGTGAGTCCAGCTTCCTGTTCAACAACCTGGTGCTGCTGGTGGCTTGCTTCGCTGTGCTCTGGGGGACGTTGTTCCCCATCCTCTCGGAGTGGGTGCAGGGCACCAAGATCACGGTGGGACCGCCGTTCTTCAACCGCGTCAACATTCCCATCGGCTTGTTCCTTCTGCTGCTGACGGGCGTCGGGCCGCTACTGGCCTGGCGGCGCACTTCGTGGGAGAGCCTGAAGCGCAGCTTCGGCATCCCCGCCCTGTTCGGCGCGCTGACCGCGATCGCGCTGATTCTCAGCGGCATGCGGCCCTGGCAGGACGCGTCGGTCGCCTACTCGATCATGGCGATTGCGCTGGCTGTGCTGGTCACCCTGACGATCGCCACCGAATTCGTGCGCGGCGGGCGCGTCATTTCCAGCCACACCGGCCAGAACCTGATGGCGGCGATGGTCCAGCTCACGCGGCGCAATACCCGCCGCTACGGCGGCTACATCGTGCACTTTGGCATGGTGGTCCTGTTCGTAGGCCTGGCGGGCGCGGCCTTTAACCGCGACGTGGAGCAGGAAATGGGCTTCGGCGACTCCATGACCATCGGTCCCTACACCCTGGTGAGCCGCGCGTACACGCAGGATGACAACGCCAACGCCTTCCGCGACCTGGCCATCCTCGACGTCTACAAGAATGGCAGCTTCATCGCCACCATGTATCCGGAGCGCCGCTTCTACAAGGCCAGCGACCAGACCGCAACCATCGTGGCCAACCGCTCCACCCTTAAGGAAGACCTGTACCTGGTCTACGCCGGCAAGAACGAGGAAACCGACCGGCCCATCATCAAGGCCCACCTCAACCCATTGGTGATGTGGGTGTGGATCGGTGTGGGAATCGTCGTCCTGGGGACGCTGATCGCCATGCTGCCCAACCTGCAGCCGGCCGCGGCCGTCGCAAGAACCCGTGCAGCCGAGCCGCGTGCGGAGACGGCCAAGGAATCGGAAGCCGTGGAGGTCGGCGACTGATGGGTTTCCGGTTGCCAACGCGGGCGTCACGGTACACGCGCCGCGCTTTTCACGCTCTCGCCGTCGCCCTGGTCTCGATCCTATTCCTCGGCGCCGGCGACACTGCCGCGCGCTACCAGCAACTGGGCAATTCGCTGATGTGCACCTGCGGCTGCCGCCAGATCCTGCTGCAGTGCAACCACGTGGGCTGCTCGGCCTCCGACCGCATGACCAAGGAGTTGCAGGCCGCGCTCACCCGCGGTGACTCGGACGATCTGGTCCGCCAGGCCTTCGTGCAGAAATATGGCGAGACCGTACTGGCGGCGCCGGAAGCCAAGGGCTTCAACCTGATCGCCTGGATCATGCCGGGGGTTACCTTCCTGGTCGGCACCCTGCTGGTGGTTTGGGTGGTGCAGCGCTGGCGCCTGCACGGCGCTGTGGCCGGGGCGGAGATTGCATCCCCCGCGCTCAATCCTTATCGCGAACGTGCCCGCAGGGAGACGGAGCTATGATCGCCGCCGCTTGCCTCCTGCTCACCGCGCTGCTGCTGGTTTACATCTTCTATGTGCGCGAGCCCGAGTTCGCCACCCCGGAGAAGACGCGCCTCGCGTACCTGCTGGAGCGCAAGGACGTCGTCTACGACAACCTGCGCGACCTCAACTTTGAGTTCAAGGCGGGCAAGTTCCCGGAGCGCGACTACTTCGCCATGCGCGACACTCTGGAAGCCGAAGCCGCTCAGATCCTCGCCGAGATCGATGACATCGAACGCAGTCGGGCTCAAGGAGCTCCCGCATTCTGAATCTTTCATCCCTATGAGACTTCGCCAAATTGCCCTTCTCACCCTAGTGTTGCTCCCTCTCTCCGCCCTTGCCCAGACACTGACCGGCACCGTCCGCAACTCGACTACGGGCAAGGCCCAGCCCGGCGCCGAGGTCGTGCTCCTGCGCATGGACCAGGGCATGGAGGAAGAAGCGCGGACCAAGTCTGACGCCCAGGGCCGCTTCTCCTTCACGGTGGCCGACGCCAACCTGCCGCGCATGGTGCGTGTGAACCACCAGGACGTGAACTACTTCCGCCAGGCGCCGCCGGGCACGGAGTCGGTCGAGGTTGAGATTTTTGACGCGGCCGCCAAGGTTGAGGGTGTCCGCGGCATCGTGAACGTCCTGCGGTACCAGGCGGACGCTTCCGGCCTGCAGGTGACTGAGGTCTACGGCATCAAGAATGAGTCCAGTCCCCCGCGCACCTGGATGGACAAGCGTACCCTGCAGGTCTACTTGCCCGCCGGCGCACAGATCGACAACGCTCTGGCCGCCGGCCCGGGCGGCCTGCCGGTGAACTCCGCGCCCGTGCCCATGGACGACAAGGGGCACTACGGTTTCGTCTTCCCCATCCGCCCGGGCGAGACCCGCTTCCAGCTCTCTTACACGCTGCCTTACAGCGGGCAACTCGACATCAAGCCGCGGCTCACGCTGCCGGTCGAGCACCTGGTGGTCATGCACCCGGCCTCCATGCAGTTCACGCCCGCCCCCGGGTCCGCCGGCTTCCAACAGAATATGGAAGACCAGGGCGCTCTCATCCACGTGGCCACCACGGTCGCACCCGGTGGCGAACCGGCGTATCGCATTGCCGGCACCGGCACGATGCCGGAGATTGGTTCCACCGCGGGAGGCTCGGCGGCGGCAGCCGCTGCCAGCGGAGGCTCCGCTCAGGGCCGCGGTCCGGGTGGCGGCCTCGGCCCGCCTTCGGAAGCTCCCGACCCGCTGCGCCAGTACCGCTGGTGGATCCTGGGCGGCTTCGCGTTGCTGCTCGCCTTCGGCGCTTTCCAGATCATGCGGCGCCCGCGTCCCGCGCCCGCTGCCGCCGGCGGCGCTACTGTTTCCGTCGCTCGGCCGGTGGTTGCGGGTGTCTCGCCCGCCGCGCCATCGACGGCCGACCGTTCTTCCCTGCTGCTCAACGCTCTCAAAGAAGAACTGTTCTCGCTGGAACTGGACCGCCAGCAGGGACGCATCTCTCCCGAAGAGTATGAAAAAGCCAAGGCGGCCCTCGACCTCACTCTGGCCCGCGCCGTAAGCCGTACCAAGAAGGCCGGTTAGCGAAGTCGAACCTTTCCAGCGTTGAGTCCGTACCATGTCGGTGGAGTCTGCTCTACGCTTTTTCCGTGACCCTTACCACCGGAGGCTTCCGGTCGTGCACCCCGGGAACATCCGCTTTCATCTAATGCCTGTAGACTGAGGCACAAGAGAATCCATGGGAAACACCTTCAAGACGGCATTTCTGCTCACCGCGATGACGCTGCTGCTCATGATGCTGGGGCGCGCGTTCGGCGGCCCGAACGGCATGGTGTGGGCACTGGGGCTGGCCGTGGTGATGAATTTCGTCGCCTATTTCTATTCCGACAAGCTGGCACTGGCGGCCTACCGGGCGCAACCCGCTACCCGCGAGCAGTTGCCCCAGGTCTATGACACTGTGGAGCGGCTGACGCAGCGCATGGGTATGCCCATGCCCAAGCTGTACGTCATCCCCACCGACTCGCCCAACGCTTTCGCCACCGGCCGCAACCCGAACCACGCGTCCGTGGCGGTGACCGTGGGCATCCTGAAGCTACTGAACAATGAAGAACTGGAAGGCGTGCTGGCGCACGAACTGGGCCACGTGAAGAACCGCGATATTCTCATCAGCTCGATTGCGGCGACGCTGGCCGGCGCCATCACGTATTTCGCCAGCATCGCCCGCTGGGGCCTGATCTTCGGCGGCTACGGCGGCCGTGGCGATCGCGATCGCGGTGGCGGGATCGGCGCTCTGCTCATGCTGTTCCTGGCCCCGCTGGCGGCCATGCTCATCCAGCTCGCCGTTTCGCGCTCGCGTGAGTACGCCGCCGACGCCACCGGCGCCGAGCTGACCGGCAATCCCTATGGGCTGGCACGGGCCCTGGAGAAGCTGGACGCCTATTCCAAGCGCTTGCCCATGGCGGCCTCGCCTTCCAGCGCGCACCTGTTCATCGTGAAGCCGCTCTCGGGCGCGGACTTTGCTGGCCTGTTTGCCACCCATCCGCCGATTCCCAAGCGCATCGAGCGACTGATCGGGCGGGCAGGCGTGCAGGTTTAGGCGTACGAGGGCCACGTTGACAGCCGCGCGGGGCTCACCGAAAATAGAAGTGTTGTTCCTGCCATCAGAGACGCGCCGTCTTCCCGCGGCGCTCGCTCTCCGAAGTGCCGAAGTGGCGGAAT of Terriglobales bacterium contains these proteins:
- a CDS encoding TonB-dependent receptor, with protein sequence MFTVNFQPMPADPNRRIVARLLLVSRAAALVVAGIGAFVLVGWVGVVSAAAQSAPAEKEPRDLTELSVEELANVEVSTAGKKPQKRSEVAAAIYVITQEDIRRSGATSIPEALRLAPGVIVARVDSNKWAIGTRGFPSRLSRSLLVLMDGRSVYTPLFAGVYWEVQDTPLEDIERIEVIRGPGGTLWGANAVNGVVNVITREARDTQGMLVSAGAGTVDRGFSSFRYGGRWGENNAYRVYGKFFNRDPGFHAAGNNFDDWRMGQAGFRSDWELNPRDHFTLQGDVYRGESGQRVSFTILSPPSVATVQQNADLSGGNVLGRWRRALGNDSEAALQFYYDRTDRDEPTFREIRDTFDLDFQNRLRLGRHHDLNWGAGYRLSSGEFTGVPTIVFRPARRTDHLFSAFLQDGITLIEDRLTLTVGAKLEHNSYSAWELQPSARVLWKPARRHTLWAAITRAVRTPSRVEHDLESTSLLEPVTPTFSRFLGDRNFVPETLLSQALGYRVQATDQLFLDLTGFYNRYFDLLSIEPGTPFFEATPPPPHLAVPVTVRNGMEGRTWGAEAALDWRATGRWRFKAAYSFLRVNLSRKPGSLDVGTEKSTEGSSPRHQFSLSSFANLTRNIDLDVTLRYVAELVSQGVPQYATADARLGWRPRPPWEIAVVGQNLFAGHHLEFGGGNAGRTEIRRGVYLQLSWRH
- a CDS encoding DUF2934 domain-containing protein; its protein translation is MATIKRKSIGSAGRAAKPPKSAQSDPNHAPSVLDGLEEEIRERAYELYVERGYEDGHDTEDWLRAEAEVLARRDLRTA
- a CDS encoding heme lyase CcmF/NrfE family subunit produces the protein MAEFGSYALLLSLALSVYCFGAGLMALLPGASERLGETARRAGIALFVALSGACVALVVSAFVNDFSNSYIARHSNRELGSAYKFAVLWSGQEGSLLFWAWLLAGYGLLVRVRHRVDTRLVAYASLILAGVEVFFLLLVNFAAHPFALLQGNIPADGNGLNPLLQYPEMVIHPPMLYLGYVGFTVPFAFALGALIMRYPGEKWIHITRRWTMVTWCFLTIGIFLGGHWAYSVLGWGGYWGWDPVENASLMPWLTGTAFLHSVMMQEKRGMLKVWNMWLIFSTFLLSILGTFLTRSGVVSSVHAFAQSSIGTWFVVFLALTFSVCLFFFLRNRDHLKSENRLESLLSRESSFLFNNLVLLVACFAVLWGTLFPILSEWVQGTKITVGPPFFNRVNIPIGLFLLLLTGVGPLLAWRRTSWESLKRSFGIPALFGALTAIALILSGMRPWQDASVAYSIMAIALAVLVTLTIATEFVRGGRVISSHTGQNLMAAMVQLTRRNTRRYGGYIVHFGMVVLFVGLAGAAFNRDVEQEMGFGDSMTIGPYTLVSRAYTQDDNANAFRDLAILDVYKNGSFIATMYPERRFYKASDQTATIVANRSTLKEDLYLVYAGKNEETDRPIIKAHLNPLVMWVWIGVGIVVLGTLIAMLPNLQPAAAVARTRAAEPRAETAKESEAVEVGD
- a CDS encoding cytochrome c-type biogenesis protein CcmH: MGFRLPTRASRYTRRAFHALAVALVSILFLGAGDTAARYQQLGNSLMCTCGCRQILLQCNHVGCSASDRMTKELQAALTRGDSDDLVRQAFVQKYGETVLAAPEAKGFNLIAWIMPGVTFLVGTLLVVWVVQRWRLHGAVAGAEIASPALNPYRERARRETEL
- a CDS encoding carboxypeptidase-like regulatory domain-containing protein, which gives rise to MRLRQIALLTLVLLPLSALAQTLTGTVRNSTTGKAQPGAEVVLLRMDQGMEEEARTKSDAQGRFSFTVADANLPRMVRVNHQDVNYFRQAPPGTESVEVEIFDAAAKVEGVRGIVNVLRYQADASGLQVTEVYGIKNESSPPRTWMDKRTLQVYLPAGAQIDNALAAGPGGLPVNSAPVPMDDKGHYGFVFPIRPGETRFQLSYTLPYSGQLDIKPRLTLPVEHLVVMHPASMQFTPAPGSAGFQQNMEDQGALIHVATTVAPGGEPAYRIAGTGTMPEIGSTAGGSAAAAAASGGSAQGRGPGGGLGPPSEAPDPLRQYRWWILGGFALLLAFGAFQIMRRPRPAPAAAGGATVSVARPVVAGVSPAAPSTADRSSLLLNALKEELFSLELDRQQGRISPEEYEKAKAALDLTLARAVSRTKKAG
- a CDS encoding zinc metalloprotease HtpX, which produces MGNTFKTAFLLTAMTLLLMMLGRAFGGPNGMVWALGLAVVMNFVAYFYSDKLALAAYRAQPATREQLPQVYDTVERLTQRMGMPMPKLYVIPTDSPNAFATGRNPNHASVAVTVGILKLLNNEELEGVLAHELGHVKNRDILISSIAATLAGAITYFASIARWGLIFGGYGGRGDRDRGGGIGALLMLFLAPLAAMLIQLAVSRSREYAADATGAELTGNPYGLARALEKLDAYSKRLPMAASPSSAHLFIVKPLSGADFAGLFATHPPIPKRIERLIGRAGVQV